A part of Caretta caretta isolate rCarCar2 chromosome 1, rCarCar1.hap1, whole genome shotgun sequence genomic DNA contains:
- the COL8A1 gene encoding collagen alpha-1(VIII) chain, producing the protein MAALLAPVQLLAVAVTVYLELVRSIQGGVYYGIKQLPHQIPQYQALGQQVPHMPLGKEGTPMQHMGKEVPHMQYGKEYPHLPQYMKEIPQLPMLGKEMVPKKDKEMPLASLRGEQGPPGEPGPRGPPGAPGLPGHGVPGAKGKPGPQGYPGIGKPGMPGMPGKPGAMGLPGSRGEMGPKGEIGPMGIPGPQGPPGPPGLPGIGKPGGQGLPGQPGVKGEPGMKGPPGLPGLQGPKGEKGIGIPGLPGLKGPPGLPGPPGPVGLPGIGKPGMIGFPGPQGPIGKPGLPGERGPQGLLGAPGIQGPPGLPGVGKPGQDGIPGQPGFPGGKGEQGLPGLPGPPGLPGIGKPGFPGPKGDRGIGGFPGALGPKGEKGHMGPPGMGGPPGEPGQPGLPGIMGPSGAVGFPGPKGEGGPVGPQGPIGPKGEPGLQGFPGKPGFPGEVGPPGLRGLPGPIGPKGEAGHKGLPGLPGVPGQLGPKGERGIPGDQGHQGPSGIPGIAGPSGPIGPPGLPGPKGEPGVPGPPGFPGVGKPGVSGLQGPPGKPGALGPPGQPGLQGPPGPPGPPGPPIIIPPTPPAFGQYLPELGPGIDGVKTPPGYMGKKGKNGGTVYEMPAFTAELTTPFPRVGVPVKFDKLLYNGRQNYNPQTGIFTCEIPGIYYFAYHIHCKGASVWVALYKNNEPLMYTYDEYKKGFLDQASGSTVIQLMPGDKVYIQMPSEQAAGLYAGQYVHSSFSGYLLYPM; encoded by the exons ATGGCTGCGCTGTTAGCCCCTGTgcagctgctggcagtggctgtaACAGTTTACCTAGAGCTAGTGAGATCCATTCAAGGGGGCGTCTATTATGGGATCAAGCAGCTGCCACACCAAATCCCACAATATCAGGCCCTTGGACAACAAGTACCTCACATGCCACTGGGTAAAGAAGGCACTCCAATGCAGCACATGGGCAAGGAGGTGCCACATATGCAATATGGAAAAGAATACCCTCACCTGCCTCAGTACATGAAAGAAATCCCACAGCTGCCTATGCTCGGCAAAGAGATGGTGCCAAAAAAAGATAAAG aaatgcCGTTAGCCAGTTTGAGAGGTGAGCaaggtcccccaggtgagcctGGACCAAGAGGGCCACCAGGTGCCCCAGGATTACCAGGTCATGGAGTGCCAGGAGCCAAAGGAAAACCAGGTCCACAAGGATATCCAGGAATAGGCAAACCAGGTATGCCTGGAATGCCTGGAAAACCAGGAGCAATGGGGCTCCCTGGGTCAAGAGGTGAGATGGGACCAAAGGGAGAGATTGGGCCTATGGGAATACCAGGTCCACAGGGACCACCAGGGCCTCCTGGACTGCCTGGAATAGGAAAACCAGGTGGTCAAGGATTACCAGGACAACCAGGAGTAAAGGGTGAACCAGGAATGAAAGGACCACCAGGACTCCCAGGGCTTCAAGGCCCTAAAGGAGAAAAAGGCATTGGGATTCCAGGTTTACCAGGGTTAAAAGGTCCACCTGGGTTACCTGGCCCTCCAGGTCCAGTTGGACTCCCAGGGATAGGCAAACCAGGAATGATTGGGTTTCCAGGACCACAGGGACCTATAGGTAAACCAGGACTTCCAGGTGAACGAGGGCCACAAGGTCTTCTTGGGGCACCTGGGATTCAAGGTCCACCTGGCCTTCCAGGTGTTGGAAAACCAGGCCAAGATGGAATCCCAGGCCAGCCTGGATTCCCAGGTGGAAAAGGGGAACAAGGCTTGCCAGGTTTACCAGGACCCCCAGGCCTACCAGGGATTGGGAAACCAGGATTTCCTGGGCCTAAAGGTGATCGTGGCATCGGTGGTTTCCCTGGAGCACTGGGGCCTAAAGGTGAGAAAGGGCACATGGGTCCCCCTGGCATGGGTGGGCCCCCCGGGGAGCCTGGTCAACCAGGATTACCAGGAATAATGGGGCCATCCGGTGCTGTTGGTTTCCCTGGACCAAAAGGAGAAGGTGGACCTGTAGGGCCTCAAGGTCCTATTGGTCCAAAAGGTGAACCTGGCCTACAAGGTTTCCCAGGAAAGCCAGGTTTTCCTGGGGAAGTAGGACCCCCGGGTCTTAGAGGACTACCTGGTCCAATAGGGCCAAAGGGAGAAGCTGGTCACAAAGGTTTGCCAGGCCTGCCTGGTGTTCCTGGGCAATTAGGACCTAAAGGGGAACGTGGAATCCCCGGTGATCAAGGCCATCAAGGTCCATCTGGAATCCCAGGTATCGCAGGACCCAGCGGCCCAATAGGACCACCTGGACTTCCAGGACCTAAAGGAGAACCAGGTGTACCCGGTCCACCAGGCTTTCCAGGAGTAGGGAAACCTGGTGTTTCAGGGCTGCAAGGACCACCAGGAAAACCTGGGGCACTTGGTCCACCAGGCCAGCCGGGTCTTCAGGGTCCTCCAGGGCCTCCAGGTCCACCTGGTCCTCCAATAATAATCCCACCCACCCCACCGGCCTTTGGACAATATTTGCCAGAGCTGGGGCCTGGCATTGATGGAGTGAAGACCCCACCTGGCTATATGGGCAAGAAAGGCAAGAATGGTGGCACTGTCTACGAAATGCCTGCATTCACGGCAGAACTCACCACACCCTTCCCACGGGTCGGGGTGCCTGTGAAATTTGACAAGCTTCTCTACAATGGCAGGCAGAACTATAACCCACAGACTGGTATCTTCACCTGTGAGATCCCTGGGATTTACTACTTTGCCTACCACATTCACTGTAAAGGGGCCAGCGTCTGGGTAGCTTTGTACAAGAACAATGAGCCACTGATGTACACATATGATGAATATAAAAAAGGCTTCCTGGATCAAGCTTCTGGAAGCACCGTCATTCAACTGATGCCTGGAGACAAAGTTTATATTCAGATGCCATCTGAACAGGCAGCAGGACTCTATGCAGGGCAATATGTTCACTCGTCTTTCTCAGGATATTTATTGTATCctatgtaa